Below is a genomic region from Xiphophorus hellerii strain 12219 chromosome 17, Xiphophorus_hellerii-4.1, whole genome shotgun sequence.
CATAAAAGCAGAGAGGATGCATGGATAGCTTACATATCCATTTGTTTAAATTCACAACTTATATTTGAAGTCCAGAATTTTTAAACCTGTTGAAACAGATAATTTAttccaacagaaaataaaaatttaacagGTACTTAAATTGCCAATTCACAAGACTAGTAACAATGCATTATTGAAAAttatcttgtaaaaaaaaaaaatttgcttaaatAGTAGAAAtgaggggcgtgctgtggtggcgcagggggttagggTAAAGGTCAGGGTAAGGGTGTAGAAacgaatggaagtcaatggaaagtccccacaaagatagccgctcaaacatgtgtgtgtgtgtgtgggtgtgtgtgtgtggagggggatGGGTGAAAAAATACAAGCACAACATGGAAAAAGTACCATGTGTGAACTGTTGAAGAAAGGTCATGGTTTTCCGAAGCAGACTGATGAGAGGCCAACACAATCCCGTCTGCAGCTTTTAGAGTAAAACTATTTCAGTTTAAACTCACACTTTATATACAAATACTTTACTTTGACCACAGCACATGTGGTAATAGTCATGATTCAGTTTTGATGTAGAGGACCAAGAATTGATAACATCAGATGAGAGCAATTTCCAAATATTAGCAGCTATTAGATGCGaattctaaaagaaaaacaagacttaaaaaacatctgtaaacatTACATAACAGACCCACTCTGGTAACTTCACACATGCTTATTCTTCAAATGTACAATCATCCACTACTTTATGTGTTTCTATCAAAGGGgtttccaaaacaaacatggtacattttcaaaaactatTAAGCAAAATGTGCAACCACATGACAGGAgacatgataaaataaattactgcaAGGTGCAAACATCAGTCCTGCACACGACTGAAAGATTAAACTTCCAGTAGTTTGGGGGAGATGTGTCCTGGATGTTTGTTGTAGATGGGAGCAACTCAgcaaatccaaaaaaaaaaaagttttcaagttTAACTTTTAAGTTTTGGTGCAGCTGGATTTTTGCCCGACAGCagctgattttttattattttttactggTGGTCGGCGGTACACCAGCATTCCACCAGCATTCCCACTACATTGCCACAAGCAATGTAGTGGGAATGCTGGTGGCTCTGTAACTCCAATACCAAAAACCCTGAACTACTCCAACAGCTCCATGTTTATTTGTGAAAGTGACGACTCAGAGGCCTGGTGACAGCATGTTTATTTGgttcaggtgtgttagagaagggatccatcacaataaaatacaatatttatgGTGGAATCATCACAAAGTGTGGAAAcgtttgcaaaacattttatttggtaGCATTTTTGCGACAGTAACGATGACTTGATGAAAACCCATCAAGACTTGGAGGTTGATGTCAATAAGCCTTCATTGCAAAAGCTGACATTCCTGCTCTGTCGTGACGACTGATCTGATTAATCATGTTAGCGGAGATGATCAATCCCATCATCTGGAGAAACAAGTGGACAGTTGGTCAGAAGAGACATGAGGCCAGAACAAAAGGAAGGTTCTAGTCTTCCTGTTGGGTTTGCtggctgaaatatttttctactgTTGGATTTCTTCTAAATGTTTCAGCCTACTCTCCTCCTAAATTGACATTCATTGTTTGGTAGTCAATCTGCTGTTCTTCTACAGCACCACTGCTTGGCGAAACATATTAGCATGCCATGTTTTCCTCTGGTTTTGATGTGGGAAGTCAATAATACTGGGCATAAATATGTCGAGTCATTTCCAGTTTGTACAGTTGTTTGATCCATATTGTTGTTTCACAcctatttactttaattttatatCTGTACACCAACCAAATACTGAACTATGGCATATTAGTTTAAACATGTTgtacttaaagctgcagtaatttttacaaaaatgtatttatttattaaaactgtcaccatgttgtgacagataCTCTGGGAAAAGCTCGGTCTCCTCCACCTCGTCCCTGAACTACTACTGCTCTCTGCAGGAGTGCAAAAACAAGAAGAGCTagaaggagggtcttagtgctgtcaatcacctcatgtactcgctgctaaatgagctaatggcagagaaacaacttgttACAGGAAACCCATTTATCTGCCGTCTTCGGTGGCTacgctaactagctttagcattcatgtcaggctatgttgtggtgaaccagctgtagcttAGCAAAGAGCTAGCGGGAGGGGGTTAGCATGAGAGCACTAATCTCCACATGTTCAATTCAAACATGGTAACAGCTGGTGTAGAATTTggattttacattaaaatggcctaaaaacccttttttttcctaatttttctTCAAGACTAGAGTTGGATTGTTTTTAATCCATCATttctccaaaacaaaaacattgtgtaCGTGTATCCACATGCTTGGTGTTGAGTTATTTATTAGCTTTATTTAAGGCTACCTATTTACAGCTGCTAAGGAGTACTCTAACTCCCAAGGAAGAAATAATTACAGTGGTAATTATTGACAGAGAGgcaattttaattttcacaatGAAAGTGAAGAAATTTAGGACCAAAACTTTTTTGTCTCCCTTCTCCAGGATTAAATGATTTGTGTTGCTGTGCAGTGAAGATTGTTTGTAGATGATGACAGAGAATATGATCGGAACTTACAGCAACAAAAGCGAATCCAAAAATGATGCATAAGCCAACCTTTACGGCATATTCAACATAATCCCCAAGAATTTCACCACAGGACTGGAAACAGAAAGTTGAGAGTAAGTTATGGGTTGCACCCTGGAGATCTGTCAAAATGGTGAAGTGAAATTTGCTTGACTGAATACCTTGGAGTAGACAGATGAAGGTCCAATGGATCCCTGTGAGAAAACGACATGTTCAAAGATTTGTAGATAATTAGTTTATTCTTTGACAGAAGATTAATTGTTAAACCTTTGTTATCTCACCTGTGGGTTGGGTTTACATTCTTCATATGAAGGTGTGCAGTGACAGGATTTAGGGACGACTGAACCCCAGTCCTCCACGCCGGCCCATCCACAACAGTGAAGCTGCAACACAAGACTTTAAAATTAGGAgagttgttgggtttttataCATTGCATCAATACAGTATAGATTCTGAAACAAAAGAATTGCCGatgctttaattttaatataattatttgtCCATCACTAACATGCATACtgtcttttattaaaaaggttTGTCTGTGCTTCCTTTAAAACGCCACCAGAGGGAGCCCTTTAGTCTTACATGTTCCTGCAGGGTTTcaagcaaatgttttttctcatcgTCTTTCAAGAACTCCTGGGCAACTTTAGGACTTCGAAAGTTTTCCATCTCCTAAACATTAAGGAAGAACAATTAGATAAAACCAGACAAAACACATGCAAGATTAAAACAATTAGGAAATGTAATAATGGAGACTGCCTGTTCATTTTATGCctcattgtttacatttttataattgtatTGGTTTCTATATTTGAGTTCAGCTGGCATGTGAAGGAGTAGTTGTTGCTTCTCCACTTAGGTTAATTAAACataacttataaaaaagaatattaataaCAATCATGCAGCAGAAAAAGTGGATTTCCCCTGGTGATCTATGAACACCCAGCTTATCTTTATGGGTTTACAATGGACCGTCAAAGAAGCTATTGTTTTTCCACAGGTGTGAGATCAGCACTTTGCTGGATGAAAAAGGCTAAAAGCGTAACAGCATTTCTACATCCACAAGAGATTTGATAAAATAGACCCCAGAAAACTGatgcctgattttatttactgaCAGGAAATGGGTTACATACCAGTAAGCCATAAATCTCTGCACTAGATTTCCCCATACAGGAAGAGATCTGGTTATTGTTCTATAGCAGAGATGCTAGCATTGCTTTGGTGTGGAGAGCTGTAGCGGCCATGTTCCAGGACTtgacagaaagaaataaaaagactgaTTTCATTGTAAGCTGGTTATTCTTTCAGTGACTGGATGCAGCAAACTGTGAGGTTTGTGTCAGACTGTTGACTGTGCTGAGTTAACGTCAGTAACCAGTCAGTAACCACTGACCTGCTCTACCAGCTGAGCCTGCAGGGCCCCAGAGTGACCTGTTATCTTAACTCTgcaccacattaacattttaataatcacCTGCTTTTTTAATACAACGACAGCAACTCCAAAGATTAGCATGAGGACCATTCCAAGCCCCATCAAAACTgcaaactgcaaagaaaacaataagaataattattgaattattGATCAACTTAGAATTAGAACTTGTGTAAATTTTGTGAAATCTTGTACATACAAGTTTGAGGCCACATTTATTTTCGGTGCGTGCAGCGTGGCTCCCCAGCAAGGAGATCAGGAGGGTGATAACGGCAAACACCCAGAGCCAGATTACGTTCGGGGCGTCAATCCCTTTCATCTGATCAAAGAGAGCAAAAACACAGGACTTACCGATTATTCTTTCAAGTTTTtccaagtttatttgttttccaaaactTTCTATTCTCCACTGCACTAAATTATTGGCGGCCTGGAATCGTTGCAGAGACTTTTTAACTCATCGTAGGATGTTTACGTCTCCAGGCTGCTCAGCAAGACAGCATTtcctcaaaagaaagaaatctgtgAAACATTAGTCCAAAATAAAGCACATTAAactatgtttgtgttttacctCATAGTCACTGGGACTGATCCTTATTAATCCGTAGATCAACATGCCTCCCAAACACTAGAAAAAAGGAATGAACAGGTTTATTcaataaaaccaagaaaaattttcttttccttcagatttacaaaaaatgatattttaacactgaagaaaatataataattttctcTACTTGTTTCTACATTTGTCATTTCTACATTATAACACTAGAGGGCAACGCAGAGCTAAACTGAAtgaaactggacataaaaatatttgataattgaaaaataatccaaatattTAAACTACAGTCAAGATTAAAGTGACAGTTTAATGTGGACAAAACTGTTGgctttgaaaaatgaatcatttttatcAAGGATCTGCAGTGACTCCTACAACTTAGACTCAATTTAAAATGCACtgacatgaaaacaaataattaaattccttataactaaataaatagtCACCGTtatgcaaagaaagaaactaatttAGTAGAATGCATCTTTCAGGTATCAGAAAAATGGGAAGGAAAgttgaaaaatgaataaaatcaaagaaCCACAAATATGTGTAActatcaaacaaaaataacaggaagtgaatatttttgtcagttttatttctactttGCTCTCTCtttttagtagttttaaaaaattacaagtaaaaatctaaatatctaGTCATTTCTACCTGCTGGCCTCATTAATTATTATATATTCTTTGTGCTTTGAAAAGAACAATAACTGAAttttctacataaataaaaaaaatcattttacttACTGTAAACAAGCAATTGAAGGAAATGAAAACAGCCTTCAGGCATCCATCAATTTTCcccattttgtctgttttcctttGACTAGACAgttgagagacagagagaagtGAACTGTAGAGACGAAGGTGATTATGCTGCTGTGTCTGCAGACAATCTGATGAATGAGGGGAACCGTTTCAACACGGAGGGGAAAACCTGCAGCCAGTCAGCGAAACCTGCAGTCACCAGAATCAGGAAGTTTCAAAactaaacacataaatatatacatttaacaAGATGAGGATTAACCTCACCGTATTAGTTTAGCCTCTCATTTccactcttcaaaatgtttttcaagcagtatttaagaaataatttttaatcacACAGAAGATGAGATTAAACAGGAAACATCTCCAGTTTACACAAGaacaaaaggaggaaaagcaGAAAACCGTTTGTGttcaattgttttttctttcctgctttTAAACTTCAGTTTTACCAGAAATCAAACCATTAAAATCTGCTTTGCTTCAtacaaactaaagaaaaacgAAGGATtagagaaaaactgtttctaaacTTTTCccactggttgtttttgttttgtgattatgaagaaaaaaaaaagttctaatttatattttactacAAATTTCAATTTCCAAAATGTTCTTACCatacaatatatttattttcatttaagcaataaaaatcATCTTATTATTACTGAGTagtttttttcatgtgttttgggtattttgacattttatctgCGATGATGAGCTCCGGATGAAAATcctctttgccatcaccctaatctttagctaaATCTTAATGCAGTGAGAACCAGGCATTATCTGGCCTTTTGccaggagaggaaaaaaacttactaagaataaaagttaaaattcaaaagttagTTCAGACAACAATGTATAGTAAAGGTTATGATATGAAGGAACGGCTGAGAAAACGAGGAAAACTGCAGCGACGAACGCAGAAGAGAAACTAAACCTCTGCAGAGAATGTGACCACAGACAATAATACAGCTTATGAAAGTTATggttgaaaataaaactcagaaacaaGAAATGATGACAGCGAACAGCAGAAAAAGATTAACAAAATACCAGAGGAACTCCGGTTTACACATGGAAACTGAAGCAACATTTAACAGAACAAAGCAGATATAAACATATAGTTATTCATTGTTATgattgttttccacattttgtttaaCCTGctaatttctcttttcttttgttgtaaaattCTAAGGAGTCTAAGGAAAGTGAAAGTACTACAGGGACTTTGGACTGTAAAATATCTCATcacaccaaaacaaataaactcatCCACAGCAGACCCAGACTCACAGTCATTCACATATTAAATCAAAATGGTTGTTAGACGATGTAGTGCGACAGTCATTGGTACATAAAATGAGTCATAAGGGACAGAAACAACTGCCTTGTGGTAAACCAGCAGACGAGAGCAGCTGATTGGAGGAACAGCCGTTGGTTTTCACACATTATTCTGTCggtaaaaccaaccaaaccacAAGATTAAGATCAAGTTTAAACTGGTTAAGAAGCTCATCAGCTAGAAGATCTGCCTGGGTAATCCAGAAATCTACAAAAAGTCAAGAAGTAGGAGCTGAGGAGGAATGCTGGCTATAGTGAGCCCAGCTGCAGGATTTATAAAAATGTCCTGCAGTAGAAACTCAGTGAGTTTTTAAAGGCCTTCTTTAACGTTGCCTGGTGGTGTTTGGGTTTTGGATGTTTTCACAGTAGACTCTGTTTGATTGGGGTCCAAAGTTGctccatttgttttatttccagctgctgtgattttctttcacacggcactgagtcaaacaaacAGGACTccttgaaaaacctgttcccctcctcacctgtgggggcgctgcaccaagaaccactgaaggaaacgacacattatatttcttcacaaaatgtaaacggttaaaatgtcttgtggtctttagccaaagactaaggAGAAAACCTCCAACCGTTAAAATCTGATGCtgctccatgtttgttttggttgcatttacccagaatgccactTCCTGCTGGAGTGGTCTCCAGCTCATTTGGCATTCACATATTCATTCGAACCgctccagagttcactttaactgacctgagaccgaggtttgtaggcgaaccagagttagattttttttcagagttcAAATGAACCGGATCTCtaggcaaacggactggagtcCAGTTAAAGTGACCCAAACAGGGCAGGTGGGAATGAACTCAGTCTCTGGAACTGGAGCAATAGTTCACTTTGTCCATTTGTCTGGAACCTTCTGTTGCTGAAAAAAGATATGAGAAAAGATGTTGCACAACTGCACAgcagttatatatatatatatatatactgctcaaaaaaataaagggaacactttaagtgttaaacacctgtttaagtgttccctttattttttgagcagtgtatatatatatataactgttcttttaacagttttttaaaagaactggcaagaaaagaaacactaaatgtcaataaaatatgttttgctgTCTCCAAATGTTTTCTCAGAGAGTTAAAAGctgtaaacagaaaaattaacacTGACTTACATTCTACAGCAGAGTTGAACTATTTAAGGAAGATGTTTAATCGTCTGAATGTGGTTTTCACAACAGCATCAAAAACTAAATCTACCAACAGGCTGAGATGAAGAGAAGCATCGACTGCTCAGGCTAAAAACATCTCTTGCTGCAGCTGCACACTCAACTTCTGCACTTGGTCTAAGGTGCTAACAAAACCAATGCCCTAGTTCTGTGGTATCTACAACAGAAGTAGAGAATGCCACAGACTTAAGAGAAAAGGACAGGCTGAGTTTCACGGAAAAAGGGTGT
It encodes:
- the LOC116736927 gene encoding 23 kDa integral membrane protein-like gives rise to the protein MGKIDGCLKAVFISFNCLFTCLGGMLIYGLIRISPSDYEMKGIDAPNVIWLWVFAVITLLISLLGSHAARTENKCGLKLFAVLMGLGMVLMLIFGVAVVVLKKQEMENFRSPKVAQEFLKDDEKKHLLETLQEHLHCCGWAGVEDWGSVVPKSCHCTPSYEECKPNPQGSIGPSSVYSKSCGEILGDYVEYAVKVGLCIIFGFAFVAMMGLIISANMINQISRHDRAGMSAFAMKAY